A part of Myxococcus fulvus genomic DNA contains:
- a CDS encoding serine/threonine-protein kinase has translation MTTGHPLALRPGMKVGPWRVRARLGQGAFGAVFQVEQGGRLHALKFALRGPGSEDLDRTDARAVRELACLLHAVHPHVVRVWAHGRWPDVRTGYHYVVLDYVEGATLATWVKREAPSARRVARLFSQLAWTLGELHSRHVFHRDLKPSNILVRASDESPVLVDFGSANHAESQPLTEGPLPPGTPQYRSPEALRFHREHHAQRAARYAFRATDDLYALGVSLHEMLTGAPAFSLTLPREVLSEHIETRMPAPASSLNERVPTELDAITQRLLRKKPEERFQEGGSLHAALEAALRSATPEWDRPLFPRTPSPPDSEVNRRKVSPGDASESPWPVRLARRHLRHATSSGGSRARSGSEGAHLHSVVPREEAPLRASTPSESVHSYEHTVDPQEEAPPLAKPPSESAHSHERGEDPREDARPSSRTHPESAHSHERGEDPREDARPSSRTHPESAHSHERGEDPRAGGRPRTRVSSEGTHTHEHAVDPREAARRRGRTPSEGAHAHPRSAHPRSTPPRGTRALPRRITPTEEALALAWLRRVDPAHWSRARKLWVAGTWLGLLFLFAGTFAALRCTLESALESSAHPGASLQSPRPERIRDRRP, from the coding sequence ATGACGACGGGCCATCCCCTCGCGCTGCGCCCTGGGATGAAGGTGGGCCCGTGGCGTGTCCGGGCCCGACTGGGCCAGGGTGCCTTCGGCGCGGTGTTCCAGGTGGAGCAGGGCGGGCGCCTGCACGCGCTCAAGTTCGCGCTGCGAGGACCGGGCAGCGAGGACCTGGACCGCACGGATGCGCGCGCCGTCCGGGAGCTCGCGTGTCTGCTGCATGCCGTGCATCCGCATGTCGTGCGCGTCTGGGCGCACGGGCGCTGGCCGGATGTCCGGACGGGGTACCACTACGTGGTGCTCGACTACGTGGAGGGCGCCACCCTGGCCACGTGGGTGAAGCGCGAGGCCCCCTCCGCGCGGCGCGTGGCCCGGCTGTTCTCCCAGCTCGCGTGGACGCTGGGGGAGCTGCACTCGCGCCACGTCTTCCACCGGGACCTCAAGCCCTCCAACATCCTCGTGCGCGCCTCGGACGAGTCGCCCGTGCTGGTGGACTTCGGCAGCGCCAACCACGCGGAGTCGCAGCCCCTCACCGAAGGCCCGCTACCTCCCGGCACGCCCCAGTATCGGAGCCCGGAGGCCCTGCGCTTCCACCGCGAGCACCACGCCCAGCGCGCCGCGCGCTACGCCTTCCGCGCCACGGATGACCTCTATGCGCTGGGCGTCTCGCTGCACGAGATGCTCACGGGCGCGCCGGCGTTCTCGCTCACGTTGCCGCGCGAGGTCCTCTCCGAGCACATCGAGACGCGCATGCCCGCGCCCGCGTCCTCGCTGAACGAGCGCGTCCCGACGGAGCTGGATGCCATCACCCAGCGGCTGCTGCGCAAGAAGCCCGAGGAGCGCTTCCAGGAGGGAGGCTCGCTGCACGCGGCGCTCGAGGCGGCGCTGCGCTCGGCGACGCCCGAGTGGGACCGTCCGCTGTTCCCACGGACTCCGTCGCCGCCGGACTCCGAGGTGAATCGCAGGAAGGTGTCACCGGGCGACGCCTCCGAGAGTCCGTGGCCCGTGCGGCTGGCGCGAAGGCACCTGCGGCACGCGACCTCATCGGGAGGTTCCCGCGCGAGGAGCGGATCCGAGGGCGCCCACCTGCACTCCGTGGTTCCACGTGAGGAGGCGCCTCTCCGCGCGAGCACTCCTTCCGAGAGCGTCCACTCGTACGAGCACACCGTGGATCCACAGGAGGAGGCGCCTCCCCTGGCGAAGCCCCCTTCCGAGAGCGCCCACTCGCACGAGCGCGGCGAGGATCCACGCGAGGATGCGCGTCCCTCATCGAGGACCCATCCCGAGAGCGCCCACTCGCACGAGCGCGGCGAGGATCCACGCGAGGATGCGCGTCCCTCATCGAGGACCCATCCCGAGAGCGCCCACTCGCACGAGCGCGGCGAGGATCCACGCGCGGGTGGACGCCCCCGCACGCGGGTCTCCTCCGAGGGCACCCACACGCACGAGCACGCCGTGGATCCACGCGAGGCGGCGCGTCGTCGTGGGAGAACCCCGTCCGAGGGCGCCCACGCGCACCCGAGGTCGGCCCACCCCCGCTCCACCCCACCCCGAGGAACCCGCGCGCTCCCCCGGCGCATCACTCCGACGGAAGAGGCCCTCGCCCTCGCGTGGCTGCGTCGGGTGGACCCCGCCCACTGGAGCCGCGCGCGGAAGCTCTGGGTGGCGGGCACCTGGTTGGGCCTGTTGTTCCTGTTCGCGGGCACCTTCGCCGCCCTGCGCTGCACCCTGGAGTCGGCCCTGGAGAGCTCCGCGCACCCGGGCGCATCCCTCCAGTCACCCCGCCCCGAGCGGATCCGCGACCGGCGCCCGTGA
- a CDS encoding helix-turn-helix domain-containing protein: protein MDTELASMLGAAARAARVRMGLTQADVAERIGMASEVYGRLERGHMLPSVQNLRRLCVVLNVPPHQLLGLGDDLAAPPPAKDKSGAKAREDDTPEMRRLMRNLRKLSPVQLKLMNLVASAMQQKKK, encoded by the coding sequence ATGGACACAGAACTGGCGAGCATGCTGGGCGCGGCGGCGAGGGCCGCCCGGGTGCGGATGGGACTGACGCAGGCGGATGTGGCGGAGCGCATCGGCATGGCGTCGGAGGTGTATGGACGCCTGGAGCGGGGCCACATGCTCCCCAGCGTGCAGAACCTGCGGCGACTGTGCGTGGTGCTCAACGTGCCGCCGCACCAGCTGTTGGGGTTGGGGGATGACCTGGCGGCGCCGCCTCCCGCGAAGGACAAGTCGGGCGCGAAGGCCCGCGAGGACGACACGCCGGAGATGCGGCGGCTGATGCGCAACCTGCGCAAGCTGTCCCCGGTGCAGCTCAAGCTGATGAACCTGGTCGCCTCGGCGATGCAGCAGAAGAAGAAGTGA
- a CDS encoding response regulator: MLRVMSSAAKHRTVLVVEDEDDIRAAIAEILEGEGYDVTVACNGREAMDELTDVRYVPSLILLDLMMPEMNGHEFLERRRSIARLRNVPVMVLTAVTTDIPPGANGLLRKPFSVEELLDAVRSMLPIAA; this comes from the coding sequence ATGCTGCGTGTCATGTCCAGTGCTGCGAAGCACCGCACCGTGCTCGTCGTGGAGGACGAGGACGACATCCGGGCCGCCATCGCGGAAATCCTCGAGGGCGAGGGCTACGACGTCACCGTGGCCTGCAACGGCCGGGAGGCGATGGATGAGCTGACGGACGTGCGCTACGTGCCGAGCCTCATCCTGCTCGACCTGATGATGCCGGAGATGAACGGACACGAGTTCCTCGAGCGGCGCAGGTCCATCGCCAGGCTGCGCAACGTGCCGGTGATGGTGCTCACCGCGGTGACGACGGACATCCCCCCTGGCGCCAACGGTCTCTTGCGAAAGCCCTTCTCCGTGGAGGAGCTGCTGGACGCGGTGCGCAGCATGCTGCCCATCGCCGCGTGA
- the egtB gene encoding ergothioneine biosynthesis protein EgtB produces MSRTMGRSTTAPTGDGTKPVWKARAWAQLEASRARVLRMLAGLPERVLMNQHSPLMSPLIWDVAHVANYEEQWLLRALGAPALTDPAFDTIYDAFRHPRSTRSTLPLLPPESAFAYAARVREAVRAHLSEHVPEDSDTPLLAGGYVFGMVAQHEQQHAETLAATLQLMTEVEYRLPPTPARPAPAPVSRHPVLIPGGVARLGSTHPWAFDNERPVHTREVRPFLLDAHPVTNGEYQAFVEDGGYDEPRWWHPKGWDFVRAEALAHPQFWLPQQGGRWLRRRFGQVEPLPADEPVQHVCWYEADAYARWAGKRLPTESEWERAAHGACNVTREHPWGDAAPTAAHANLGGDTWGPLPVGSHPEGVSAEGVWGLLGDVWEWTSSDFQPYAGFGAFPYREYSEVFFGEDYKVLRGGAWASAPVAVRNGFRNWDYPIRRQIFAGFRCASEA; encoded by the coding sequence ATGTCCCGCACGATGGGCCGCTCGACGACAGCACCGACAGGGGATGGAACGAAGCCGGTGTGGAAGGCGCGTGCCTGGGCACAACTGGAGGCGTCGCGCGCGCGGGTGCTGCGCATGCTCGCCGGCCTGCCCGAGCGGGTGTTGATGAATCAGCACTCGCCGCTGATGTCGCCGCTCATCTGGGACGTCGCGCACGTGGCGAACTACGAGGAGCAGTGGCTCCTGCGCGCGCTCGGCGCCCCGGCCCTGACGGACCCGGCCTTCGACACCATCTACGACGCCTTCCGACATCCACGGAGCACCCGCTCCACGCTCCCGCTGCTGCCGCCCGAGTCCGCCTTCGCCTACGCCGCGCGCGTGCGCGAGGCCGTGCGCGCGCACCTGTCCGAGCACGTGCCCGAGGACAGCGACACGCCGCTGCTCGCCGGCGGCTACGTCTTCGGCATGGTGGCGCAGCACGAGCAGCAGCACGCGGAGACGCTCGCCGCCACGCTCCAGTTGATGACGGAGGTGGAGTACCGCCTGCCGCCGACGCCCGCGCGGCCCGCGCCCGCGCCTGTCTCGCGACACCCCGTGCTCATCCCCGGCGGCGTCGCGCGGCTGGGCAGCACGCACCCGTGGGCCTTCGACAACGAGCGCCCCGTGCACACCCGCGAGGTGCGCCCCTTCCTGCTGGACGCGCACCCCGTCACCAACGGCGAGTACCAGGCCTTCGTCGAGGACGGTGGCTACGACGAGCCGCGCTGGTGGCACCCGAAGGGCTGGGACTTCGTGCGCGCGGAGGCGCTCGCCCATCCGCAGTTCTGGTTGCCACAGCAGGGAGGACGCTGGCTGCGCAGGCGCTTCGGCCAGGTGGAGCCGCTGCCCGCGGACGAGCCCGTTCAGCACGTGTGCTGGTACGAGGCGGACGCCTACGCGCGCTGGGCCGGCAAGCGCCTGCCCACGGAGTCCGAGTGGGAGCGCGCCGCGCACGGCGCATGCAACGTGACGCGCGAGCACCCGTGGGGTGACGCTGCTCCCACGGCCGCGCACGCCAACCTGGGTGGAGACACGTGGGGCCCGTTGCCGGTGGGCAGCCACCCCGAGGGCGTGAGCGCCGAGGGGGTCTGGGGCCTGTTGGGTGACGTGTGGGAATGGACGTCGAGCGACTTCCAGCCCTACGCGGGCTTCGGCGCGTTCCCGTATCGCGAGTACTCGGAGGTGTTCTTCGGCGAGGACTACAAGGTGCTGCGAGGAGGAGCGTGGGCGAGCGCACCGGTGGCGGTCCGCAACGGATTCCGCAACTGGGACTACCCCATCCGCCGGCAGATTTTCGCCGGCTTTCGTTGTGCGTCAGAGGCGTGA
- the egtD gene encoding L-histidine N(alpha)-methyltransferase yields the protein MVEAVETTTLEEKPNGFPGVKVEVYVRPGDARRALKQEVLQGLCNTPKELSPKWLYDERGSQLFDDITRLPEYYPTRREREILLAHAGDVARLSGATTLIELGSGTSEKTRLLLDAMEEAGQLSRFVPFDVSESFLRRAAGTLAREYPGISVHAVVGDFEHHLNRLPQGGRRLVAFLGGTIGNLKPAQRARFLAELSSGLRPGDGLLLGTDLIKDRERLYAAYNDSAGVTAEFNRNVLNVLNRELGADFDPNGFEHFAPFDEHNSWVEMRLVSRREQTVWMQSLKRRVDFAAGEVLRTEVSCKFEQQRVEAELDAAGLGLAAWWTDEAGDFALSLALKRG from the coding sequence ATGGTGGAGGCGGTGGAGACGACGACGCTCGAGGAGAAGCCGAACGGCTTTCCCGGGGTGAAGGTGGAGGTCTACGTGAGGCCGGGGGATGCCCGGCGCGCGCTCAAGCAGGAGGTGCTCCAGGGGCTGTGCAACACGCCCAAGGAGCTGTCACCGAAGTGGCTCTATGACGAGCGCGGCAGCCAGCTCTTCGACGACATCACCCGCCTGCCGGAGTACTACCCCACGCGGCGCGAGCGCGAAATCCTGCTCGCCCACGCCGGGGATGTGGCGCGACTGAGCGGCGCGACGACGCTCATCGAATTGGGCAGCGGCACCAGCGAGAAGACGCGCCTCCTGCTGGACGCGATGGAGGAGGCGGGGCAGCTGTCGCGCTTCGTGCCCTTCGACGTGAGCGAGTCCTTCCTGCGCCGCGCGGCGGGGACGCTGGCGCGCGAGTACCCGGGCATCAGCGTGCACGCGGTGGTGGGAGACTTCGAGCACCACCTCAACCGGCTGCCCCAGGGCGGACGGCGGCTGGTGGCCTTCCTCGGAGGCACCATCGGCAACCTGAAGCCCGCGCAGCGCGCGCGCTTCCTCGCGGAGCTGTCCTCGGGCCTGCGCCCCGGTGACGGGCTGCTCCTGGGCACCGACCTCATCAAGGACCGCGAGCGGCTGTACGCCGCGTACAACGACAGCGCGGGCGTGACGGCGGAGTTCAACCGCAACGTGCTCAACGTGCTCAACCGCGAGCTGGGCGCGGACTTCGACCCGAACGGGTTCGAGCACTTCGCGCCCTTCGACGAGCACAACAGCTGGGTGGAGATGCGCCTGGTGTCGCGGCGCGAGCAGACCGTGTGGATGCAGTCGCTCAAGCGCCGCGTGGACTTCGCCGCGGGCGAGGTGCTGCGCACGGAGGTGAGCTGCAAGTTCGAGCAGCAGCGCGTGGAGGCGGAGCTGGACGCGGCCGGACTGGGGCTTGCCGCGTGGTGGACGGACGAGGCGGGTGACTTCGCCCTGTCGCTCGCGCTCAAGCGCGGCTGA
- a CDS encoding CoA-binding protein produces MDWRANLIEDDAGVRDVLTRSRRVAVLGIRPESHAHKPAHSVPAYLQKHGYDIIPVPVHGETEPILGRPVYRAVADIPGQVDLVQVFRRPEDIDAHVSDLLAKKPHAVWFQLGIRNDAAAEQLARAGIRVVQDRCMKVELARLSQERELSGASPA; encoded by the coding sequence ATGGACTGGAGAGCGAATCTCATCGAGGACGACGCGGGCGTCCGGGACGTGCTCACGCGCTCCCGACGGGTGGCGGTGCTGGGCATCCGCCCGGAGAGTCACGCGCACAAGCCCGCGCACTCGGTGCCCGCGTATCTGCAGAAGCACGGCTACGACATCATCCCCGTGCCCGTGCACGGCGAGACGGAGCCCATCCTCGGACGGCCCGTGTATCGCGCGGTCGCGGACATCCCCGGACAGGTGGACCTGGTGCAGGTGTTCCGTCGCCCGGAGGACATCGACGCGCACGTGTCCGACCTGCTCGCCAAGAAGCCGCACGCGGTGTGGTTCCAGCTGGGCATCCGCAACGACGCCGCGGCCGAGCAGCTCGCGCGCGCCGGCATCCGCGTGGTGCAGGACCGGTGCATGAAGGTGGAGCTGGCGCGGCTGTCCCAGGAGCGGGAGCTGTCCGGGGCGAGTCCGGCGTGA
- the bacM gene encoding bactofilin BacM — protein sequence MALLGGKKDEAPSRPLFKREEESVSQRSGEVHTLLGKGSEFEGKLTFEGQVRIDGKFQGQIITKDVLVIGDGAKVQAEIQAGTVIINGQVEGNVKATQIIELKTPGRVKGNLETPSLSMDRGVIFEGSLKMENLGGNTTRPPPPGGEKK from the coding sequence GTGGCGCTCCTTGGCGGGAAGAAAGACGAAGCACCCAGCAGGCCCTTGTTCAAGCGGGAGGAGGAATCCGTGTCGCAGCGCTCTGGTGAGGTCCATACGCTTCTGGGCAAGGGAAGCGAGTTCGAGGGGAAGCTCACCTTCGAGGGGCAGGTCCGTATCGACGGGAAGTTCCAGGGGCAGATCATCACCAAGGACGTGCTCGTCATCGGTGATGGCGCCAAGGTCCAGGCCGAAATCCAGGCCGGCACCGTCATCATCAACGGGCAGGTCGAAGGCAACGTGAAGGCGACGCAGATCATCGAGCTCAAGACGCCCGGCCGCGTGAAGGGCAACCTGGAGACGCCGTCCCTGTCGATGGACCGGGGCGTCATCTTCGAGGGCTCGCTGAAGATGGAGAACCTGGGCGGCAACACCACCCGTCCTCCTCCTCCTGGCGGCGAGAAGAAGTAG
- a CDS encoding ParB/RepB/Spo0J family partition protein, which produces MVKADTQKRALGRGLSALIPQAAPGGGKAAEQAALKAGVLKLPIESIHRDKDQPRHHFDEEKLKELTESIRVQGVIQPILVRKDQDGYRIIAGERRWRASQAAGLKEVPAIVKEVTEVQAFELALVENLQRADLNPIEEAEGYKRLTDEFKLTQEQISQRVGKERSTVANALRLLALPADVKGMVADGSLSMGHARALLGVPRLPELQNLAKQVAEKKLSVRDTERLVQQSRSNGKKDAGKTPPKQSPQVKSLVEELQRRLGTKVRLTERSPGKGTIEVDFFSYDDLDRLLKLLRKE; this is translated from the coding sequence TTGGTGAAAGCAGACACGCAGAAACGCGCTCTCGGTCGCGGCCTCTCCGCGCTCATCCCCCAGGCCGCTCCCGGTGGCGGCAAGGCCGCCGAGCAGGCCGCGCTCAAGGCCGGCGTCCTCAAGCTCCCGATTGAATCCATCCACCGGGACAAGGACCAGCCCCGTCATCACTTCGACGAGGAGAAGCTCAAGGAACTCACCGAGTCCATCCGCGTGCAGGGCGTCATCCAGCCCATCCTCGTGCGCAAGGACCAGGACGGTTACCGCATCATCGCGGGTGAGCGCCGGTGGCGAGCATCCCAGGCCGCGGGCCTCAAGGAGGTCCCCGCCATCGTCAAGGAGGTCACCGAGGTCCAGGCCTTCGAGCTGGCCCTGGTCGAGAACCTCCAGCGCGCGGACTTGAACCCGATTGAAGAGGCGGAGGGCTACAAGCGCCTCACCGACGAGTTCAAGCTGACGCAGGAGCAGATCAGCCAGCGCGTGGGCAAGGAGCGCTCGACGGTGGCCAACGCCCTGCGCCTGTTGGCCCTGCCCGCGGACGTCAAGGGTATGGTGGCCGACGGTTCGCTGAGCATGGGACACGCGCGCGCGCTGTTGGGTGTGCCCCGGCTGCCGGAGCTGCAGAACCTGGCCAAGCAGGTGGCCGAGAAGAAGCTGTCCGTGCGTGACACGGAGCGGCTGGTCCAGCAGAGTCGCTCCAACGGCAAGAAGGATGCGGGCAAGACGCCGCCGAAGCAGAGCCCGCAGGTGAAGTCCCTGGTGGAGGAGCTCCAACGTCGATTGGGGACGAAGGTCCGGTTGACCGAACGAAGCCCGGGAAAGGGCACCATCGAGGTGGACTTCTTCTCCTACGATGACCTGGACCGGCTGTTGAAGCTGCTCAGGAAGGAGTAG
- a CDS encoding ParA family protein, giving the protein MGRIICISNQKGGVGKTTTAINLAASLASAERRTLLVDMDPQGNAGSGLGLKQDKLHGTIYDALLNGRPMKELFHPTELRYLQVVPATPDLTGAEVELVGQENREFRLRDALRPLAAEFDYIIIDCPPSLGLLTLNALSAADSVLIPLQCEYYALEGLSQLTHTIDLVKQGLNPDLKMEGILLTMFDARANIAHQVVEEVRGYFKDQVFQVVVPRNVRLSECPSFGKPIILYDIKSKGCESYLALGRELMKRDTPKSPRQAPRRRVA; this is encoded by the coding sequence GTGGGTCGAATCATCTGCATCTCCAATCAGAAGGGCGGCGTGGGCAAGACGACCACCGCCATCAACCTGGCCGCGAGCCTGGCCTCCGCCGAGCGCCGCACGCTCCTGGTGGACATGGACCCGCAGGGCAACGCCGGCAGCGGCCTGGGCCTCAAGCAGGACAAGCTCCACGGCACCATCTACGACGCGCTCCTCAACGGCCGTCCCATGAAGGAGCTGTTCCACCCCACCGAGCTGCGCTACCTCCAGGTCGTCCCCGCCACGCCCGACCTCACCGGCGCCGAGGTGGAGCTCGTCGGCCAGGAGAACCGCGAGTTCCGCCTGCGCGACGCCCTGCGTCCGCTCGCCGCCGAGTTCGACTACATCATCATCGACTGCCCGCCCTCGCTCGGGCTGCTCACCCTCAACGCGCTGTCCGCCGCGGACTCCGTCCTCATCCCGCTGCAGTGCGAGTACTACGCGCTCGAGGGCCTCTCCCAGCTGACGCACACCATCGACCTGGTGAAGCAGGGCCTCAACCCGGACCTGAAGATGGAGGGCATCCTGCTCACCATGTTCGACGCGCGCGCCAACATCGCCCACCAGGTGGTGGAAGAGGTGCGCGGCTACTTCAAGGACCAGGTCTTCCAGGTCGTCGTCCCGCGCAACGTGCGCCTGTCCGAGTGCCCGTCCTTCGGCAAGCCCATCATCCTCTATGACATCAAGTCGAAGGGCTGCGAGAGCTACCTCGCGCTCGGCCGCGAGTTGATGAAGCGCGACACCCCCAAGTCCCCCCGTCAGGCTCCCCGCCGTCGGGTGGCCTGA